The following proteins are encoded in a genomic region of Tenacibaculum sp. 190524A05c:
- the kynU gene encoding kynureninase yields MNYENSLDYAKQLDKEDSLAYLRDEFHIPKDNNGNDWLYFTGNSLGLQHKQTQKYIQQELDDWAKYGVEGHFEAKNPWMPYHEFLTDKMAKIVGAKPLEVVVMNTLTTNLHLLMVSFYQPTQKKYKIVIESDAFPSDRYAVQSQLKFHGIDPNKGLIEWKPREGEELLNIKDLEQIVEENGDEIALLLIGGVNYYTGQYLDLKRIAEIGHAKDCVVGIDLAHGAGNINPDLHESGVDFAAWCTYKYLNSGPGSLSGLFVHEKHAHNKDLPRFAGWWNHNKDTRFNMRQPFDVMPGAEGWQLSNPPILSMAAIRSSLDLFDKVGMEALRNKSERLTGYFEYLINEIDTDRIKIITPSNPKERGCQLSIQVKNADKSLHKKLTESNIITDWREPDVIRCAPVPMYNSFEDVFRMVSILKTLL; encoded by the coding sequence AACTACGAAAACTCGTTAGACTACGCAAAACAACTAGATAAAGAAGATTCATTAGCATATTTACGTGATGAATTTCATATTCCTAAAGATAATAACGGTAACGATTGGTTATATTTTACAGGAAACTCATTAGGATTACAACATAAACAAACTCAAAAATACATTCAACAAGAACTTGACGATTGGGCAAAGTATGGAGTGGAAGGACACTTTGAAGCTAAAAATCCTTGGATGCCATATCATGAGTTTTTAACCGATAAAATGGCCAAAATTGTAGGAGCAAAACCATTAGAAGTTGTAGTAATGAATACTCTAACTACCAATCTTCATTTGTTGATGGTTTCGTTTTACCAACCTACCCAAAAGAAATACAAAATAGTAATAGAAAGTGATGCTTTCCCTTCAGATAGATATGCAGTACAATCTCAATTAAAGTTTCATGGAATTGATCCAAACAAAGGATTGATAGAATGGAAACCAAGAGAAGGTGAAGAATTATTAAATATTAAAGATTTAGAGCAAATTGTTGAGGAAAACGGTGATGAAATTGCACTGCTATTAATTGGTGGAGTAAATTACTATACAGGACAATATTTAGATCTTAAACGAATTGCCGAAATCGGACACGCAAAAGACTGTGTTGTTGGAATTGATTTAGCTCATGGAGCGGGAAATATCAATCCAGATCTTCATGAAAGTGGAGTTGATTTTGCTGCTTGGTGTACCTATAAATATTTAAACTCTGGTCCTGGAAGTTTATCAGGTTTATTCGTACACGAAAAACATGCTCATAATAAAGATTTACCGCGTTTTGCGGGTTGGTGGAATCATAATAAAGATACTCGATTTAATATGCGTCAACCATTTGATGTTATGCCGGGAGCAGAAGGTTGGCAGTTATCGAATCCACCGATTTTATCCATGGCTGCAATTCGTTCTTCATTAGATTTATTTGATAAAGTAGGAATGGAAGCTCTGAGAAATAAGTCAGAAAGATTAACTGGATATTTCGAATATCTAATTAATGAAATTGATACGGATAGAATAAAAATTATTACACCTTCTAATCCTAAAGAAAGAGGATGTCAATTGTCTATTCAAGTTAAAAATGCAGACAAAAGTTTACACAAGAAACTTACGGAAAGTAATATCATTACTGATTGGAGAGAGCCAGATGTAATCCGTTGTGCACCTGTGCCAATGTATAATAGTTTTGAAGATGTGTTTCGAATGGTTTCAATATTAAAAACACTTCTATAA